In a single window of the Acinetobacter tibetensis genome:
- a CDS encoding 4-phosphoerythronate dehydrogenase, with protein sequence MKIVADENLAFTDYFFAEFGAIQHVPGRNLSHSDVVDADALLVRSVTKVNATLVQDTALRYVGSATIGTDHLDIQALNAAGIPWSNAAGCNAQAVAEYVITALLHLKPKLISAEQNFCLGIVGLGNVGSRLATMAQLLGWQVIAYDPFVQRDHITQVDFTQLLQQADAISIHVPLTKAGQHPTYHLFNATTLAQMKPNAILINSARGPVIAEADLMVDIRKTNRTVVLDVFEHEPEISSELLELLALATPHIAGYSLEGKARGTQMIYEAFCQVFAQAATKRFETQLPSCEQYFAQADFKTVLTQYLNQIYDIAQDDANLRACVKQGKVEQQAFDTLRKNYPLRREWAAHGGPQA encoded by the coding sequence ATGAAAATTGTGGCTGATGAAAATCTTGCTTTTACCGATTATTTTTTTGCAGAATTTGGTGCAATCCAACATGTCCCAGGTCGCAATTTAAGTCATTCTGATGTTGTAGATGCTGATGCACTCTTGGTGCGCTCGGTAACCAAAGTAAATGCCACATTGGTACAAGATACAGCACTTCGTTATGTGGGTAGCGCCACCATTGGTACGGATCATCTAGATATTCAAGCTTTAAATGCTGCGGGTATTCCGTGGTCGAATGCTGCGGGCTGTAATGCTCAAGCGGTTGCGGAATATGTGATTACAGCTCTTTTACATTTAAAACCTAAACTGATTTCTGCCGAGCAAAATTTTTGCTTGGGGATTGTTGGATTAGGTAATGTCGGTTCTCGTCTAGCAACTATGGCGCAGCTATTGGGCTGGCAGGTGATTGCCTATGATCCTTTTGTGCAAAGAGATCATATCACGCAAGTGGATTTTACACAGTTATTACAACAAGCCGATGCAATTTCAATTCATGTGCCTTTGACCAAAGCAGGTCAACATCCAACTTATCATTTATTTAATGCGACAACTTTGGCTCAAATGAAGCCAAATGCCATATTGATTAATTCGGCACGTGGACCTGTGATTGCGGAAGCTGATTTAATGGTTGATATTCGGAAAACCAATCGTACTGTGGTATTGGATGTTTTTGAGCATGAGCCAGAAATTTCATCTGAACTATTAGAGCTTTTGGCGTTGGCGACACCACATATCGCAGGTTATAGCTTAGAAGGCAAGGCACGTGGTACTCAGATGATTTATGAGGCATTTTGTCAGGTCTTTGCTCAAGCTGCGACAAAACGGTTTGAAACTCAACTTCCAAGTTGTGAGCAATATTTTGCCCAAGCTGATTTTAAAACCGTGCTGACTCAATATTTAAACCAGATTTATGATATTGCTCAAGATGATGCCAATTTAAGAGCATGTGTAAAGCAAGGAAAAGTCGAACAGCAAGCCTTTGATACTTTAAGAAAAAACTACCCGCTACGACGTGAGTGGGCAGCACATGGAGGTCCACAGGCGTGA
- the epmA gene encoding EF-P lysine aminoacylase EpmA, translating into MQARAKMYAQIRQFFAERQVLEVETPILSQAGVTDVHLASVQAQRHVQGKLATHYLQTSPEFAMKRLLASGSGPIYQICKVFRDDEHGRKHNSEFSMLEWYRPHFSLKDLMFEVTDLLNVTLAQRFGEIRPTILSYKHAFMDRLELNPLQASLKELKDCCQRVGLNLDLGDDRLGYIDLLFSHFVEPSLGFDTAVFLTDFPPELASLAKTKHDEDGELVAARFELYIEGLELANAYDELIDADVLRQRFEADNQERKQLGLHVMPIDEYLLAALPNMSECAGIALGLDRLLMVATEKMRLEQVITFPAQIA; encoded by the coding sequence ATGCAAGCGCGTGCCAAAATGTATGCACAAATTCGACAGTTTTTTGCTGAACGTCAAGTTTTAGAAGTTGAAACTCCAATTTTATCGCAAGCAGGTGTAACAGATGTGCACTTAGCTTCGGTGCAGGCACAGCGCCATGTACAAGGTAAACTTGCAACACATTATTTACAGACTTCACCAGAATTTGCCATGAAACGTTTATTGGCAAGTGGCAGCGGACCAATTTATCAAATTTGTAAGGTTTTCCGTGACGATGAGCATGGGCGTAAGCACAACAGTGAATTTAGTATGCTGGAGTGGTATCGTCCGCATTTTAGTTTGAAAGATTTAATGTTCGAAGTTACTGATCTATTAAATGTGACTTTGGCACAGCGTTTTGGCGAAATCCGTCCGACCATTTTAAGTTATAAACATGCGTTTATGGACCGTTTGGAGTTAAATCCTTTACAGGCTAGCTTGAAAGAACTGAAAGATTGTTGTCAGCGCGTCGGTTTAAATCTGGATTTGGGTGATGATCGACTGGGATATATTGATTTACTGTTTTCACATTTTGTAGAACCTAGTTTAGGTTTTGACACGGCTGTATTTTTGACAGATTTCCCACCTGAGTTAGCATCTTTGGCAAAAACCAAACATGATGAAGATGGTGAATTGGTTGCAGCACGTTTTGAACTGTATATCGAAGGTTTGGAATTGGCGAATGCTTATGATGAATTGATTGATGCAGATGTATTGCGTCAACGTTTTGAGGCAGATAATCAAGAGCGTAAGCAGTTAGGTTTGCATGTCATGCCTATTGACGAATATCTATTAGCTGCTTTGCCGAATATGTCAGAATGTGCAGGGATTGCTTTAGGCTTAGATCGTTTATTGATGGTGGCGACTGAAAAAATGCGCTTGGAGCAGGTGATTACTTTTCCAGCACAGATTGCATAA
- a CDS encoding multifunctional CCA addition/repair protein, whose amino-acid sequence MQVYLVGGAVRDHLLGHPYHEKDYVVVGATPEQLLALGYQPVGKDFPVFLHPESKEEYALARTERKSGQGYHGFEFFTDVSVTLEDDLIRRDLTINAIAMDEAGKIYDPYQGQQDLANKILRHVSHAFVEDPLRVLRVARFAARYKPLGFSIATETLDLMRELAESGELNALTPERVWKETSRALMETHADVYFEVLEACGALKVLFPEIDALFGIPQRPEYHPEIDCGVHTLMSLHQACKANYSLDVRFAVLVHDLGKALTPEHELPRHIMHEERGIQPVTQVCDRLKVPTQTKQLALAVCKEHLKCHQAFALKPGTLWRLLQRLDVLRRPERVEAFIQACECDARGRLGLEDREYPQATYMRDAMEIVRTIKAQDLPENVQGSEIGEMLIQRRIQALEAYKSQHTATNKPE is encoded by the coding sequence ATGCAAGTTTATTTAGTAGGCGGTGCAGTACGAGATCACTTACTCGGACACCCCTATCACGAAAAAGATTATGTTGTTGTTGGCGCTACTCCAGAGCAATTACTGGCACTTGGCTATCAGCCTGTAGGCAAAGATTTTCCCGTTTTTCTACACCCAGAATCAAAAGAAGAATATGCCTTAGCCCGTACTGAGCGTAAGTCAGGACAGGGTTATCATGGTTTTGAGTTCTTTACCGATGTTAGCGTGACCCTTGAAGATGATTTGATTCGCCGCGACTTAACTATTAATGCGATAGCCATGGACGAAGCTGGGAAAATCTATGATCCCTATCAAGGTCAACAAGATTTAGCCAATAAAATACTCCGCCATGTATCCCATGCCTTTGTTGAAGATCCGCTTCGCGTATTGCGTGTGGCTCGTTTTGCTGCGCGTTATAAACCTTTAGGTTTTAGCATAGCCACAGAAACGCTTGATTTAATGCGGGAATTAGCTGAATCAGGTGAATTAAATGCGCTTACCCCAGAACGGGTCTGGAAAGAAACTTCACGTGCGCTGATGGAAACTCATGCAGATGTCTATTTTGAGGTTTTAGAAGCTTGTGGTGCTTTAAAAGTTTTATTTCCTGAAATTGATGCACTCTTTGGCATTCCACAGCGCCCTGAGTATCATCCCGAAATTGACTGTGGTGTTCATACACTCATGTCTCTCCATCAAGCCTGTAAAGCCAATTATTCACTGGATGTACGCTTTGCTGTTTTGGTGCATGATTTGGGTAAAGCCCTCACCCCTGAGCATGAATTACCTCGGCATATCATGCATGAAGAGCGTGGGATTCAACCCGTAACTCAAGTCTGTGATCGATTAAAAGTACCGACTCAAACCAAACAATTGGCCTTAGCCGTCTGCAAAGAACACTTAAAGTGCCATCAAGCTTTTGCTTTAAAGCCTGGAACACTCTGGCGCCTACTACAACGTCTTGATGTACTACGCCGTCCAGAACGAGTTGAAGCCTTCATACAAGCCTGTGAGTGTGATGCACGCGGACGTCTTGGGCTTGAAGATCGTGAGTATCCGCAAGCCACTTATATGCGTGATGCGATGGAAATTGTGCGTACAATTAAAGCACAAGATTTACCTGAGAATGTTCAAGGCTCTGAAATCGGTGAAATGTTGATTCAACGTCGTATTCAGGCTTTGGAAGCTTATAAATCACAGCATACTGCGACAAATAAGCCAGAATAA
- a CDS encoding NADP-dependent malic enzyme — MDDQSLKQQALYYHEFPTPGKISVTPSKQLVNQHDLALAYSPGVAAPCLEIERDPSTAALYTARGNLVAVITNGTAVLGLGNIGPLASKPVMEGKGVLFKKFAGVDVFDIEIAENDPDKIVDIVAALEPTFGGINLEDIKAPECFYIERKLRERMNIPVFHDDQHGTSIIVGAALLNALQLNGKKIEEIKIVASGAGAAALSCLDLLCAIGAKKENIIVADSRGLLTTQREGLDDSKKRYVQDIEGTQLADVIADADMFLGLSAAGILTKEMVKVMAKDPIIFALANPDPEILPEHAHEVRDDVIMATGRSDYPNQVNNALCFPYIFRGALDVGATTINEEMKIACVYAIARMAHIEADAATYGEKSASFGRDYLIPRPLDQRLILEIAPAVAQAAMDSGVATRPIEDFSAYRQRLSEFVYNSAFIMKPIFAQAKTDPKRIAYAEGEDLRVLRAVQIAVDEGMAKPILVGRTAVIEANIKKLGLRLEHGVNIEIVDQEQNPNYEKFAEDYYDIMQRKGVTPEYAHREARRRSTLIAGMLVKHGLADGMLCGTYSSYDIHLDFVKNVIGLKEGRTNFFTLNALMLEDRNLFIADTYVNTNPTAEQLAEMTILAAEEVRRFGITPRVALLSHSSFGSDQNDPSAQKMRKVFEILSEIAPELEVEGEMHGDAAMDETIRHFAFPNSRFKGSANLLIMPNLDAANISFNLLKSTSGNNVTIGPILLGAAKPVHILTPTTTTRRLVNMTALTVAEIQQAETEAL; from the coding sequence ATGGACGATCAATCATTAAAACAGCAAGCTTTGTATTATCACGAGTTTCCAACCCCAGGTAAAATCAGTGTTACACCTAGCAAGCAGCTGGTCAACCAACATGACTTAGCACTTGCTTACTCCCCAGGTGTGGCTGCGCCTTGTTTAGAGATTGAACGCGACCCTTCAACTGCCGCCCTATATACTGCACGTGGTAACCTTGTTGCCGTTATCACTAATGGTACCGCAGTACTTGGACTAGGTAACATCGGTCCATTAGCGTCAAAACCAGTAATGGAAGGTAAAGGCGTCCTGTTCAAAAAATTTGCTGGTGTTGATGTCTTCGACATCGAAATCGCTGAAAATGATCCAGACAAAATCGTTGATATTGTTGCAGCGTTAGAACCAACTTTTGGCGGGATTAACCTCGAAGATATTAAAGCGCCAGAATGTTTTTACATTGAGCGTAAACTTCGCGAACGCATGAATATTCCTGTGTTCCATGATGACCAACACGGTACTTCAATCATTGTAGGTGCTGCTTTACTGAATGCACTTCAGTTAAATGGCAAGAAAATTGAAGAAATCAAAATTGTCGCTTCGGGTGCAGGTGCTGCGGCCCTTTCATGTTTAGACTTACTTTGCGCAATTGGTGCAAAGAAAGAAAACATTATCGTCGCTGACTCACGTGGTCTACTCACGACTCAGCGTGAAGGTCTAGATGACTCTAAAAAACGCTATGTACAAGACATTGAAGGTACACAACTGGCTGACGTGATTGCAGATGCTGACATGTTCCTTGGCCTTTCAGCGGCAGGTATCTTAACCAAAGAAATGGTTAAGGTCATGGCAAAAGATCCTATTATTTTTGCCCTTGCTAACCCAGATCCAGAAATTTTACCTGAACATGCACATGAAGTTCGTGATGACGTGATCATGGCAACAGGTCGTTCAGACTATCCGAACCAAGTGAACAATGCGCTTTGCTTCCCATATATCTTCCGTGGTGCACTCGATGTAGGTGCAACGACCATTAACGAAGAAATGAAAATTGCTTGCGTATACGCCATTGCACGTATGGCACACATTGAAGCAGATGCTGCAACTTATGGTGAAAAATCTGCATCTTTTGGTCGTGACTATTTAATTCCACGCCCACTTGATCAACGTTTAATCCTTGAAATTGCACCAGCAGTTGCGCAAGCAGCTATGGATTCTGGTGTTGCGACACGTCCAATCGAAGATTTCTCGGCATATCGCCAACGTTTGTCTGAGTTTGTTTATAACTCTGCATTCATTATGAAACCGATTTTCGCTCAAGCAAAAACAGATCCTAAGCGTATTGCTTATGCTGAAGGTGAAGACCTCCGCGTATTACGTGCTGTACAAATTGCTGTAGATGAAGGTATGGCGAAACCAATTTTGGTGGGTCGTACTGCGGTGATCGAAGCCAACATTAAGAAATTAGGTCTACGCTTAGAACATGGCGTAAACATTGAAATTGTTGACCAAGAGCAAAACCCGAACTACGAAAAATTTGCTGAAGACTATTACGACATCATGCAACGTAAAGGGGTAACACCTGAATACGCACATCGTGAAGCGCGTCGTCGTTCTACATTAATCGCAGGTATGTTGGTTAAACATGGTCTAGCGGATGGTATGTTGTGTGGTACTTATTCAAGCTATGACATTCACTTAGACTTCGTTAAAAATGTGATTGGCTTGAAAGAAGGTCGTACCAACTTCTTTACCCTCAATGCATTAATGCTTGAAGATCGTAACTTGTTCATTGCGGATACTTATGTAAATACGAATCCAACAGCTGAACAGTTGGCTGAAATGACCATTTTAGCGGCTGAAGAAGTGCGTCGTTTTGGTATTACTCCACGTGTTGCTCTACTTTCACATTCTAGTTTTGGTTCAGATCAAAATGATCCAAGTGCACAAAAAATGCGTAAAGTATTTGAAATCTTGAGTGAAATCGCACCTGAACTTGAAGTTGAAGGTGAAATGCACGGTGATGCAGCAATGGACGAAACTATTCGTCATTTTGCCTTCCCGAACTCACGTTTCAAAGGTTCTGCTAACTTGTTAATTATGCCGAACTTAGATGCTGCTAACATTTCATTCAACCTCTTGAAATCAACTTCTGGTAACAACGTTACTATTGGTCCTATTTTATTAGGTGCAGCAAAACCTGTTCATATTCTTACCCCAACGACTACAACACGTCGTTTAGTAAACATGACAGCATTAACTGTGGCTGAAATTCAGCAAGCTGAAACTGAAGCACTTTAA
- a CDS encoding EAL domain-containing protein, with amino-acid sequence MPDFLDANLRSQLRAAQIHNSIRHIQLFLASILIIFLYVYCVYQFNFSHFSIYFNVWFLLTELLVGSFWLLTATRFKFEQYSISQAHHWVQFLCIGIGILIATGISLIYYYLPLVNPSFEPVHALTLSALLLIVTQTLALTFLTQRLDYFCLIFIPSIIPYFISQFILTDQINQLFHLTVNFVLIVILLCANSTVRIHKRLSALYLRNGQLIKNAEQQVTRTEELCEQLQNEMNKSKEIELQLQQNNQQLEHKIKERTFDIEQMNRNLENQQQNLDLAHEIAGLKPWDWNIKERHISVSNYQQQKKRKHSKEHSIQLQNIIHPDDLFCFKAALKQHLRAETDRYEATYRVQQSNGEWSWVHDIGRVIERDPTNKKPLRMVGIQRDIHQERTDQERLKLAASVLEQAAEGIFILDKHLHYVNVNPFYEKITGFNKDLCLGQHLFAITSNLKSVQQQNHQAILEQLARTGEYDGELTEKFSTGKELTFWLHINAIHDEHNRVINYIGIVSDLTERKLQEQRLSYLENYDTLTDLPNRFYYNYQLHQYLVSHQDSIQQLAVIRLNIDRFRPLNEYLSNNGGDELLRQVAQRLRLTNTDALFLAHLNGDDFAIVYEISHIRPSIQQHCERIQDAFAEPFDIFGQDHIITVSMGISFYPEHGRQLDYLNNCAEQALTEAKRLGGHTMKYYSSDNTALLEQGIYLERDLRQAIRNDELVVYYQPKIDFKDQHVYGFEALVRWNHPTKGIIPPALFIPMAEKTSLISDIGRIVIRKTAKQISYWNSIGFKNICVSVNVVAQQLQRGQLLSDLDEAIATYQISGESLELEITESSLIENSKTVKILLDQIKQRHINIALDDFGTGYSSLAYLADFPIDILKIDRAFIANIGDGKQDAIISAMVAMGKAMGLTVVAEGIETEQQLCYLEKLQCDIAQGYLFSKPLSEKNATEYLQLHKLIPS; translated from the coding sequence TATCAGTTTAACTTTTCCCACTTTTCCATCTATTTCAATGTTTGGTTCTTGCTCACAGAGCTCCTTGTCGGCAGTTTTTGGTTACTGACCGCAACTCGATTTAAATTTGAACAATATTCTATTTCCCAAGCGCATCACTGGGTGCAATTTCTCTGCATAGGTATCGGCATACTCATTGCAACTGGAATTAGTCTTATTTATTACTATTTACCTCTGGTCAATCCAAGTTTTGAACCTGTTCATGCTTTAACATTATCCGCCTTATTGTTAATCGTGACTCAAACATTAGCGCTTACCTTCCTAACCCAACGCCTTGATTATTTTTGTCTAATTTTCATTCCGTCTATTATTCCTTACTTTATATCTCAATTTATTCTTACTGACCAAATTAACCAATTATTTCATCTAACCGTGAACTTTGTTCTTATCGTCATTTTATTGTGTGCCAATTCTACTGTACGAATCCATAAACGCTTATCTGCTTTATATTTACGTAATGGTCAACTCATAAAAAATGCTGAGCAACAAGTGACTCGGACTGAAGAATTATGTGAACAACTGCAAAATGAAATGAACAAATCCAAAGAAATTGAATTACAACTACAGCAAAATAACCAGCAATTAGAGCACAAAATTAAAGAACGTACTTTTGATATTGAGCAAATGAATCGTAATCTAGAAAACCAGCAACAAAACTTGGATCTTGCACATGAAATTGCAGGTTTAAAACCTTGGGACTGGAATATTAAAGAACGTCATATATCTGTCAGTAACTACCAACAACAGAAAAAACGTAAACATTCAAAAGAACACAGTATTCAGCTACAAAACATCATTCATCCAGATGATTTATTCTGCTTCAAAGCAGCATTAAAACAGCATCTTCGTGCCGAGACTGATCGCTATGAAGCCACCTATCGTGTACAGCAATCCAATGGTGAGTGGAGTTGGGTACACGATATTGGACGTGTGATTGAACGAGATCCAACCAATAAAAAGCCTTTGCGCATGGTTGGCATACAACGCGACATTCATCAGGAACGCACCGATCAAGAACGTCTAAAACTGGCTGCAAGTGTCTTAGAACAAGCGGCTGAGGGTATTTTTATCCTCGATAAACATTTGCATTATGTCAATGTAAATCCTTTTTATGAAAAGATCACAGGCTTTAATAAAGACCTCTGCTTAGGACAGCATCTTTTCGCAATCACCTCAAACCTTAAATCCGTACAGCAACAAAACCATCAGGCTATTTTAGAACAATTAGCACGCACAGGTGAATATGACGGTGAACTCACTGAAAAATTCAGTACAGGCAAAGAGCTGACGTTTTGGCTACATATTAATGCGATACACGACGAACATAATCGTGTCATCAACTATATTGGGATTGTTTCCGATCTGACAGAACGTAAACTTCAAGAACAACGTTTATCTTATCTTGAAAATTATGACACGTTAACGGACTTACCAAACCGTTTTTACTATAATTATCAACTACATCAATATTTAGTATCGCATCAAGATTCCATTCAACAACTCGCTGTGATTCGACTCAATATTGACCGATTCCGACCACTCAATGAATATTTAAGCAATAATGGTGGTGATGAACTGTTAAGACAAGTCGCTCAACGTTTACGCTTAACCAACACAGATGCGTTGTTCCTGGCACATTTAAATGGCGATGACTTTGCGATTGTGTATGAGATTTCTCATATCCGCCCATCCATTCAACAGCATTGTGAGCGTATTCAAGATGCTTTTGCTGAACCATTTGATATTTTTGGACAGGATCATATTATTACGGTTTCCATGGGGATCTCCTTCTACCCTGAACATGGTCGACAACTCGATTATTTAAATAATTGTGCCGAACAAGCCTTAACTGAAGCCAAGCGTTTGGGGGGGCATACCATGAAATATTACTCGAGTGATAACACAGCATTGCTTGAACAAGGCATTTATTTAGAACGTGACTTACGCCAAGCTATTCGTAATGATGAGCTGGTTGTTTATTACCAACCTAAAATCGACTTTAAAGATCAACATGTTTACGGTTTTGAAGCTTTGGTTCGCTGGAATCATCCAACTAAAGGCATTATTCCTCCTGCACTCTTTATTCCAATGGCAGAAAAAACCAGCTTAATTTCAGATATTGGAAGAATTGTCATTCGAAAAACAGCTAAGCAAATTAGCTATTGGAATTCGATTGGTTTTAAAAATATTTGCGTATCTGTCAATGTCGTTGCTCAACAATTACAACGTGGACAACTTCTCTCCGATTTAGATGAAGCCATTGCAACGTATCAAATTTCTGGTGAAAGTTTAGAACTTGAAATTACTGAATCTTCCCTGATTGAAAACTCAAAAACGGTCAAAATATTATTGGATCAAATTAAGCAACGTCATATTAATATTGCTCTAGACGATTTTGGTACAGGCTATTCATCTCTTGCTTATCTCGCAGATTTCCCGATTGATATTCTAAAAATAGATCGTGCCTTCATCGCCAACATTGGAGATGGCAAACAAGATGCCATTATTAGTGCCATGGTTGCCATGGGTAAAGCAATGGGATTAACTGTCGTCGCAGAAGGGATTGAAACTGAACAGCAGCTCTGCTATCTCGAAAAACTACAATGCGACATTGCCCAAGGTTATCTTTTTTCTAAACCACTCTCTGAAAAAAATGCCACCGAATACTTGCAATTACATAAACTTATCCCTTCTTAG